Proteins encoded within one genomic window of Pararhizobium capsulatum DSM 1112:
- a CDS encoding phosphomannomutase yields MSLKFGTSGLRGLSVDLDGPAAAIYSTAFARYLFASGQAQPGDRIMIGRDFRASSPSIAAICAGALSRAGFRVVDCGMVPTPALALYAGAQKAAALMVTGSHIPADRNGIKFYRPDGEIAKPDEEAIGAEASKLIVEGEPIDATPAEAEDGMAPASEQFLTRNKAILPEKALAGLRIGVYQHSTVARDLFMDVLSHYGAEVIALGRSTDFIPVDTEAVSAATIESLKGWASEHRLDGIVSADGDGDRPLVADEAGMPLRGDFIGLVAAQFVGATIAVTPVTSNSGLERHIPVLRTRVGSPYVIEGMTCAIANGEKGVVGFEANGGTLTATPFTINGTTLTPLPTRDSFLPALAVFSFAKSKGITLSALAASYALPVAVADRIENFSSETSAALMAYLRASRENLAAFLSSIDRPETVSDIDGLRVTLADGRVIHFRPSGNAPEMRCYVEAETEAAALALLEEGLKRISGFSEGHA; encoded by the coding sequence TTGAGCCTGAAATTCGGAACCAGCGGTTTGCGCGGCCTTTCTGTCGATCTGGACGGGCCTGCTGCCGCAATCTATTCCACCGCCTTTGCCCGTTATCTCTTTGCCTCCGGCCAGGCCCAGCCCGGCGACCGCATCATGATCGGCCGCGATTTTCGTGCCTCCAGCCCCTCGATAGCGGCAATCTGCGCCGGGGCGCTCTCCCGCGCTGGGTTCAGGGTCGTGGATTGCGGCATGGTACCGACGCCAGCCCTTGCGCTTTATGCCGGCGCGCAGAAGGCTGCCGCGCTGATGGTCACCGGCTCCCATATCCCCGCTGATCGAAACGGCATCAAATTCTATCGTCCGGATGGCGAGATCGCCAAACCCGACGAGGAGGCGATTGGCGCCGAAGCCTCGAAGCTGATAGTCGAAGGCGAGCCGATCGATGCCACCCCCGCGGAAGCTGAAGACGGCATGGCCCCCGCAAGCGAGCAGTTCCTGACGCGCAACAAGGCCATCCTGCCGGAAAAGGCGCTCGCCGGCCTGCGCATCGGCGTCTACCAGCACAGCACGGTCGCCCGTGACCTGTTCATGGATGTCCTGTCACATTACGGCGCAGAGGTTATTGCGCTCGGCCGATCCACCGATTTCATCCCCGTCGATACGGAAGCCGTCTCCGCCGCCACCATCGAGAGCCTCAAGGGCTGGGCAAGCGAACATCGGCTGGATGGCATCGTCTCCGCCGACGGCGACGGCGACCGGCCGCTGGTGGCGGATGAGGCCGGCATGCCCCTGCGTGGTGATTTCATCGGGTTGGTGGCCGCCCAGTTTGTCGGTGCCACCATCGCCGTCACACCCGTCACCTCCAATTCCGGCTTGGAACGCCATATTCCGGTGCTGCGCACCCGCGTCGGATCGCCCTATGTGATCGAAGGCATGACCTGCGCGATCGCGAACGGAGAAAAAGGTGTCGTGGGCTTCGAGGCCAATGGCGGCACTCTGACGGCCACGCCTTTCACCATCAACGGCACCACGCTGACGCCGCTCCCAACGCGTGACAGCTTCCTGCCAGCGCTTGCAGTTTTCTCTTTCGCCAAATCGAAGGGCATCACCCTTTCGGCGCTTGCCGCAAGCTATGCGCTGCCGGTCGCGGTTGCCGATCGCATTGAAAATTTCTCGTCTGAGACGAGTGCAGCCTTGATGGCGTATCTGCGGGCAAGCCGTGAAAATCTCGCCGCCTTCCTGTCTAGCATCGATCGTCCGGAGACCGTCAGCGACATTGATGGGCTGCGCGTCACCCTTGCCGATGGCCGCGTCATCCACTTCCGCCCCTCGGGTAATGCACCGGAAATGCGCTGCTACGTCGAAGCAGAAACCGAAGCGGCGGCCTTGGCTTTGCTTGAAGAGGGGTTGAAACGGATTAGCGGCTTTTCAGAGGGGCACGCGTAG
- a CDS encoding BA14K family protein, translating into MSGYRSFIFGSVFSALSIITPSAGLQAVPLAAPAVETTAANPLQTIDYRGWNGTGYRPYRPYEYRPYRPYRPYAAPYAYRPYYRPYYRPGVEVYVTPRPAYRDAANLHVEWCLARYRSYNPQTNRFLTYGGIYKYCHSPYR; encoded by the coding sequence ATGTCGGGATATCGCAGTTTCATATTTGGAAGTGTGTTCAGCGCGCTTTCAATCATCACGCCATCGGCAGGGCTACAGGCGGTGCCGCTTGCCGCACCGGCCGTTGAGACAACCGCAGCCAACCCGCTTCAAACGATCGATTATCGCGGATGGAACGGCACCGGCTACCGGCCTTATCGCCCCTACGAATACCGCCCCTACAGACCCTATCGACCATATGCAGCACCCTACGCCTACCGGCCGTATTACAGGCCCTACTATCGACCGGGCGTCGAGGTTTACGTGACGCCTCGACCCGCCTATCGTGACGCGGCCAATCTGCACGTGGAGTGGTGCCTTGCGCGCTATCGCTCCTACAATCCGCAGACCAACAGGTTCCTGACCTATGGTGGCATCTACAAATATTGCCACTCTCCCTATCGCTGA
- the nusA gene encoding transcription termination factor NusA produces MAVSANRLELLQIADAVAREKVIDREIVLAAMADAIQKAARSRYGSESNIRADINSKTGEIRLQRLLEVVEVAEDYSTQIPLELARDRNPDAKLGDFIADPLPPMDFGRIAAQSAKQVIVQKVREAERDRQFDEFKDRIGEIVNGTVKRVEYGNVIVDLGRGEGIIRRDEMIPRENMRYGDRVRAYVYDVRREQRGPQIFLSRTHPQFMVKLFTMEVPEIYDGIIQIRSVARDPGSRAKIAVISNDSSIDPVGACVGMRGSRVQAVVGELQGEKIDIIPWSQDPASFIVNALQPAEVAKVVLDEDAERIEVVVPDEQLSLAIGRRGQNVRLASQLTGWDIDIMTEAEESERRQKEFNERTALFMDALDVDEMVGQVLASEGFAAVEELAYVDLDEIASIDGFDEDTASELQTRAREYLEKLEGEMDAKRKELGVADELRTIDGMTGQMLVALGEDGIKTMEDFAGCAADDLVGWSERKNGETKRFEGLFSKFELSRTEAERMVLQARLAAGWITEEDLVREEAALEETVEGAEEDA; encoded by the coding sequence ATGGCAGTGAGTGCTAACCGGCTCGAACTTCTGCAAATCGCGGATGCCGTCGCGCGCGAAAAAGTGATCGACCGCGAAATCGTTCTGGCCGCCATGGCCGATGCGATCCAGAAAGCGGCCCGCTCGCGCTACGGTTCGGAGAGCAACATCCGCGCCGACATCAATTCCAAAACCGGCGAAATCCGGCTTCAGCGTCTGCTCGAAGTCGTCGAGGTCGCTGAGGATTACTCGACGCAGATCCCGCTTGAGCTGGCCCGTGACCGCAACCCGGATGCCAAGCTCGGCGATTTCATCGCCGATCCGCTGCCGCCGATGGATTTCGGCCGCATCGCCGCCCAGTCGGCCAAGCAGGTCATCGTCCAGAAGGTGCGCGAAGCAGAGCGTGACCGCCAGTTCGACGAGTTCAAGGATCGCATCGGCGAAATCGTCAACGGCACGGTCAAGCGCGTCGAATACGGCAACGTCATCGTCGATCTCGGCCGGGGCGAAGGTATCATTCGCCGCGACGAAATGATCCCGCGCGAAAACATGCGCTACGGCGATCGCGTCCGTGCATACGTCTATGATGTCCGTCGCGAACAGCGCGGGCCCCAGATCTTCCTGTCGCGTACCCATCCGCAGTTCATGGTGAAGCTCTTCACCATGGAAGTCCCGGAAATCTACGACGGCATCATCCAGATCCGCTCGGTCGCCCGCGATCCGGGTTCGCGCGCCAAGATCGCCGTGATCTCGAACGATTCATCGATCGATCCGGTCGGCGCCTGCGTCGGTATGCGCGGCTCGCGCGTTCAGGCCGTCGTCGGCGAGCTGCAGGGCGAAAAGATCGACATCATTCCGTGGTCGCAGGATCCGGCGTCGTTCATCGTCAATGCACTGCAGCCGGCGGAAGTCGCCAAGGTCGTTCTCGACGAGGATGCGGAGCGCATTGAAGTCGTCGTTCCGGACGAACAGCTGTCGCTGGCCATCGGCCGTCGCGGCCAGAACGTTCGCCTGGCCTCGCAGCTCACCGGCTGGGACATCGACATCATGACGGAAGCGGAAGAATCCGAGCGCCGCCAGAAGGAATTCAACGAGCGCACCGCCCTCTTCATGGACGCGCTCGATGTCGACGAGATGGTCGGCCAGGTTCTGGCTTCGGAAGGCTTCGCGGCCGTCGAGGAACTGGCCTATGTCGATCTCGACGAAATCGCCTCGATCGATGGTTTCGACGAGGACACGGCAAGCGAGCTCCAGACCCGCGCTCGCGAGTACCTGGAAAAGCTCGAAGGCGAAATGGATGCCAAGCGCAAGGAACTCGGCGTTGCCGACGAGCTGCGCACCATCGACGGCATGACCGGCCAGATGCTGGTCGCGCTCGGCGAAGACGGCATCAAGACGATGGAAGATTTTGCAGGCTGCGCTGCTGACGATCTCGTCGGCTGGTCGGAGCGCAAGAACGGCGAGACCAAGCGCTTCGAGGGCCTGTTCTCCAAGTTCGAGCTTTCGCGCACGGAAGCCGAGCGCATGGTTCTCCAGGCCCGTCTCGCTGCTGGCTGGATCACGGAAGAGGATCTGGTGCGCGAAGAAGCGGCCCTTGAAGAAACCGTCGAAGGCGCGGAAGAGGACGCATGA
- a CDS encoding YqaA family protein encodes MFGLSEAALVLAVQAGEVPVTALFVAATMGNVLGAVLNFLLGRFLIRFESRRWFPLNPRNRAKAEALFARYGRPVLLFSFLPVIGDPLTLVAGLLRTPLPVFLAYVTIGKAARYALILWGITLLG; translated from the coding sequence TTGTTCGGCCTGTCCGAGGCAGCTCTGGTGCTTGCGGTGCAGGCAGGCGAGGTCCCGGTGACCGCGCTCTTCGTCGCTGCGACTATGGGCAATGTGCTCGGCGCGGTTCTCAATTTCCTCCTCGGCCGCTTCCTGATCCGTTTTGAAAGCCGCCGATGGTTCCCGCTTAATCCGAGAAACCGCGCAAAGGCCGAAGCGCTGTTTGCGCGCTACGGCCGCCCGGTGCTTCTGTTTTCCTTCCTCCCCGTCATCGGCGATCCGCTGACGCTTGTGGCCGGCCTGCTGCGAACGCCGCTTCCCGTCTTCCTTGCCTATGTGACGATTGGCAAGGCCGCCCGTTATGCTCTCATCCTCTGGGGCATCACTCTTCTCGGCTGA
- a CDS encoding NUDIX hydrolase — protein sequence MMATIRIAAAFVLREDGETLLVRKRGTRAFMQPGGKLEPGEDARSALLREIEEEIGLALTSDRLVPLGHFEADAANEPGSRVVADVFRIDVAMLKVTPAAEIEEIVWILPEQAEALDLAPLTRDHILPAYRASLVAAS from the coding sequence ATGATGGCAACAATCCGAATCGCAGCCGCCTTTGTCCTGAGGGAAGATGGTGAAACGCTTCTTGTGAGAAAGCGCGGCACTCGTGCTTTCATGCAGCCCGGCGGCAAGCTTGAGCCGGGTGAAGACGCGCGATCGGCGCTTTTGCGTGAGATCGAGGAGGAAATCGGCCTCGCCTTGACCAGCGACCGGCTCGTGCCGCTCGGTCATTTCGAAGCCGACGCCGCCAATGAACCGGGAAGTCGCGTGGTCGCCGATGTCTTTCGCATCGATGTCGCGATGCTGAAAGTTACGCCAGCAGCCGAGATCGAAGAAATCGTCTGGATCCTGCCGGAGCAGGCCGAGGCGCTCGACCTTGCGCCTCTCACCCGCGATCATATCCTGCCCGCCTATCGCGCCAGCCTTGTGGCGGCGTCCTGA
- the infB gene encoding translation initiation factor IF-2, with amino-acid sequence MTDNNDDKTFGKKTLTLRPSGVNQGTVRQDMGRGRTKAVVVETRKRRPHRPEDDKPVTPITPVARAPEPRPAPVQQQRPTPAPQQRPDNNRPRTGVVLNQLSAGEIDARRRALAEAQIRDAEEAKVRAAEEVRRAAEEAERLKREQEEAARRAAEEAARPAAEREAEKAAAEAKAAADAKAAEEAAAAAAAAPAVVARRSDEQPRPQSARPGAAAPAPALRGRKPEGEDDARPNRGAAAPARGKVTRPEPAKVPARPKTEDERRKGKLTLTAALDDEGSSRGRSMAAMRRRQEKFRRSQMQETREKVIREVILPETITIQELSQRMSERAVDVIKYLMKEGQMMKPGDVIDADLAELIASEFGHTVKRVSESDVEEGIFDVKDDEGEMQSRPPIVTIMGHVDHGKTSLLDAIRKTNVVSGEAGGITQHIGAYQVEHNGHKITFIDTPGHAAFTAMRARGAQATDIAILVVAADDSVMPQTIESIAHAKAAGVPIIVAINKIDKHEADPQKVRNQLLQHDVFVETMGGEVLDVEVSAKNRLNLDKLLEAVLLQAEILDLKADTSRTAEGTVIEAQLDRGRGSVATVLVQKGTLKPGQIIVAGDQWGRVRALVNDRGEHVKEAGPSMPVEVLGLSGTPSAGDRFAVVENESRAREISEYRQRLARDKAVARASGQRGSLEQMMSKLQNTGYKEFPLLIKGDVQGSIEAIIGALDKLGTDEVRARIVHSGAGGITESDISLAESSDAAIIGFNVRANAQARAAAERAGIEIRYYNIIYDLVDDVKSAMSGLLSPERRETFLGNAEILEVFNITKTGKVAGCRVVEGKVERGAGVRLVRDNVVIHEGKLKTLKRFKDEVSEVPVGQECGMAFENYEDIRAGDTIECFRVEHITRTL; translated from the coding sequence ATGACCGACAACAACGACGACAAGACATTCGGCAAGAAGACGCTGACCCTGCGGCCCTCGGGCGTAAACCAGGGAACGGTCCGCCAGGACATGGGGCGCGGCCGAACCAAGGCTGTCGTAGTAGAAACCCGCAAACGCCGGCCGCATCGTCCCGAAGACGATAAGCCGGTGACGCCGATCACCCCGGTGGCGCGCGCGCCCGAGCCGCGTCCGGCTCCCGTTCAGCAGCAGCGCCCGACACCGGCGCCCCAGCAGCGGCCCGACAACAATCGTCCGCGCACCGGCGTGGTTCTTAACCAGCTTTCCGCTGGTGAGATCGACGCCCGCCGCCGCGCGCTGGCCGAAGCCCAGATCCGTGATGCCGAGGAAGCCAAGGTCCGCGCCGCCGAAGAGGTGCGCCGCGCCGCCGAGGAAGCCGAACGCCTGAAGCGCGAGCAGGAAGAAGCTGCACGCCGTGCCGCTGAGGAAGCCGCCCGTCCGGCCGCCGAACGCGAAGCCGAAAAGGCTGCCGCAGAAGCCAAGGCTGCAGCTGACGCGAAGGCCGCGGAAGAAGCCGCCGCCGCCGCTGCTGCAGCGCCAGCCGTTGTTGCACGCCGCAGTGACGAACAGCCGCGTCCGCAATCGGCCCGTCCGGGCGCTGCCGCACCGGCACCAGCCCTGCGTGGCCGCAAGCCGGAAGGCGAGGACGATGCCCGTCCGAACCGTGGCGCCGCGGCACCTGCTCGTGGCAAGGTTACCCGTCCGGAACCGGCCAAGGTTCCCGCCCGTCCGAAGACCGAAGACGAACGCCGCAAGGGCAAGCTGACGCTGACTGCCGCTCTCGACGACGAGGGCAGCTCGCGTGGCCGCTCCATGGCTGCGATGCGTCGCCGCCAGGAGAAGTTCCGCCGCAGCCAGATGCAGGAAACTCGCGAAAAGGTCATTCGCGAAGTCATCCTGCCGGAAACCATCACCATTCAGGAACTGTCGCAGCGCATGTCCGAACGCGCCGTCGATGTCATCAAGTACCTGATGAAGGAAGGCCAGATGATGAAGCCGGGCGACGTCATCGACGCCGATCTGGCTGAACTGATTGCCAGCGAATTCGGCCACACGGTCAAGCGCGTCTCGGAATCCGATGTTGAAGAAGGCATCTTCGACGTTAAGGACGACGAAGGCGAAATGCAGTCGCGTCCGCCGATCGTCACGATCATGGGTCACGTCGACCACGGCAAGACCTCGCTGCTTGATGCGATCAGAAAGACCAATGTGGTTTCCGGTGAAGCGGGTGGCATCACCCAGCACATCGGCGCCTATCAGGTCGAGCACAACGGCCACAAGATCACCTTCATCGACACCCCCGGCCACGCCGCGTTCACCGCGATGCGTGCCCGTGGCGCCCAGGCGACCGACATTGCGATCCTTGTGGTTGCCGCCGATGACAGTGTCATGCCGCAGACGATCGAATCCATCGCCCATGCAAAGGCGGCCGGCGTTCCGATCATCGTGGCGATCAACAAGATCGACAAGCATGAAGCCGATCCGCAGAAGGTGCGCAACCAGCTGCTCCAGCACGACGTCTTCGTCGAAACCATGGGCGGTGAAGTTCTCGACGTCGAAGTTTCGGCCAAGAACCGCCTCAACCTCGACAAGCTGCTCGAAGCGGTCCTGCTGCAGGCCGAAATCCTCGACCTGAAGGCGGACACGAGCCGCACGGCCGAAGGTACGGTCATCGAAGCCCAGCTCGACCGCGGACGCGGTTCTGTGGCCACCGTGCTGGTCCAGAAGGGCACATTGAAGCCAGGCCAGATCATCGTTGCTGGCGATCAGTGGGGCCGTGTCCGCGCTCTCGTCAACGATCGTGGTGAGCACGTCAAGGAGGCTGGCCCGTCCATGCCGGTCGAGGTTCTCGGCTTGTCGGGTACGCCATCGGCGGGCGACCGTTTTGCCGTGGTTGAAAACGAAAGCCGCGCTCGCGAAATCTCCGAGTACCGCCAGCGTCTGGCGCGCGACAAGGCCGTTGCCCGTGCATCCGGCCAGCGCGGCTCGCTCGAGCAGATGATGAGCAAGCTGCAGAACACCGGCTACAAGGAATTCCCGCTGCTTATCAAGGGCGACGTTCAGGGCTCGATCGAAGCCATCATCGGCGCTCTCGACAAGCTCGGGACAGACGAGGTTCGCGCCCGTATCGTTCATTCGGGTGCCGGTGGCATCACCGAGTCGGATATCTCGCTGGCCGAATCCTCGGATGCGGCGATCATCGGCTTCAACGTCCGCGCCAACGCGCAGGCACGGGCAGCAGCCGAGCGTGCCGGCATCGAGATCCGCTACTACAACATCATCTACGATCTGGTGGATGACGTGAAGTCGGCGATGTCGGGTCTGTTGTCGCCGGAACGTCGCGAAACCTTCCTCGGCAATGCCGAAATCCTGGAAGTGTTCAACATCACCAAGACCGGCAAGGTCGCGGGTTGCCGTGTCGTCGAAGGCAAGGTCGAACGTGGTGCCGGTGTCCGCCTGGTGCGCGACAACGTCGTCATCCACGAAGGCAAGCTCAAGACCCTCAAGCGCTTCAAGGACGAAGTCTCCGAAGTGCCGGTGGGCCAGGAATGCGGCATGGCCTTCGAAAACTACGAAGACATCCGCGCCGGAGACACGATCGAGTGCTTCCGCGTCGAACACATCACCCGCACGCTGTAA
- a CDS encoding cytochrome P450 yields MLLLVRKDYLSVFRKNDYRSRISQMRGLGRQLVVVNVPEQVKYVLATRNDNFERKSPAMRRALEYLLGDGLFISDGETWKRRRPLVSDIVHKNRLPDFAHHMEESTLDLVKRWSLLPAGTVIDGLAEMGGLTAEIIARAVFGDKIGPNDAGEIVEGFNSFQGLVDNVNLAYVAGFDNGIPLLKTPRLKRAITRVRTVIDRVASNHLEGKAQDGSMLDLLVRRQQKNPELGLDLRALRNEAATIFMAGQETTAATLTWAWYLLANAPWAEDALHAEIERVCGHTPPTLADVPKLEYCRAVIEETLRLYPPVPLLGRQARDADRIGDIDVIPSALITISPWLLHRNTDIWNKPNHFIPERFLGGFRPVPYSYIPFASGPRICAGLQFGLTESILCLAILAQRFKVRLVPGIAVRPASRLTLRPMGGLPVTIHPR; encoded by the coding sequence ATGCTCCTGCTCGTCCGAAAGGACTATCTGAGTGTTTTCCGCAAGAATGATTATCGCAGCCGCATTTCCCAGATGCGCGGCCTCGGGCGGCAGCTGGTCGTGGTCAACGTGCCGGAGCAGGTCAAGTACGTGCTTGCGACGCGAAACGACAATTTCGAACGCAAGAGCCCGGCAATGCGCCGCGCGCTGGAATACCTCCTGGGCGACGGGCTTTTCATCTCCGATGGCGAGACCTGGAAGCGCAGACGGCCACTCGTCAGCGATATCGTCCATAAAAACCGGCTTCCGGATTTCGCTCACCATATGGAAGAATCGACCCTCGACCTGGTGAAACGGTGGAGCCTGCTGCCGGCAGGCACCGTCATCGACGGTCTGGCGGAAATGGGCGGCCTGACGGCAGAAATTATCGCACGCGCCGTTTTTGGCGATAAGATCGGGCCGAACGATGCCGGCGAAATCGTCGAAGGCTTCAACAGCTTTCAAGGCCTCGTCGATAACGTCAATCTTGCCTATGTCGCAGGTTTCGACAACGGCATCCCGCTTCTCAAGACCCCGCGCCTGAAGCGGGCGATCACACGCGTCCGCACCGTGATCGACCGTGTCGCCAGCAATCATCTGGAAGGAAAGGCGCAGGACGGTTCGATGCTGGATCTGCTCGTTCGCCGGCAGCAGAAAAATCCGGAACTGGGGCTTGATCTGCGCGCCCTTCGCAACGAAGCCGCCACCATCTTCATGGCGGGGCAGGAAACGACGGCAGCAACGCTGACATGGGCGTGGTATCTGCTCGCCAACGCGCCCTGGGCTGAAGATGCACTGCACGCCGAGATCGAACGGGTTTGCGGCCACACACCGCCGACGCTCGCAGACGTGCCGAAGCTCGAATATTGTCGCGCCGTGATTGAAGAAACCTTGCGGCTTTACCCACCGGTCCCGCTGCTCGGGCGGCAGGCCCGCGACGCCGATCGCATTGGCGACATTGATGTCATTCCCAGCGCCCTTATTACCATATCGCCCTGGCTGCTGCACCGGAACACCGACATCTGGAACAAGCCGAACCACTTCATTCCGGAACGTTTTCTTGGTGGATTCCGTCCGGTTCCCTACTCCTATATTCCCTTTGCGAGCGGACCGCGCATCTGCGCAGGGCTTCAATTCGGCCTCACTGAATCTATCCTGTGCCTCGCCATTCTCGCGCAGCGGTTTAAGGTACGACTTGTGCCGGGCATCGCCGTTCGTCCTGCATCGAGACTTACACTGCGCCCGATGGGCGGCCTGCCGGTGACAATCCATCCAAGATGA
- a CDS encoding lysophospholipid acyltransferase family protein, with amino-acid sequence MKKNLRTKSDDPALTTRKAFVWEDEKAPPLADIVKGADARRRFFRYWIHDTLRDLPKLLSYNLLRLLPAGLASELGAFHYGAIRHLFPARNQRIAENLARIRPDLDPASTARLHWRSKGRVMAEFSVLARIDASDSVTLEGEENLREAYAQGPVVVLGLHLGNWELISVAHRRLKIPITTFYMPPESRVEHRIARHVRNRLDLGLFPPGVKGVRPAMKRLMAHDGLVAIFGDEGFDDGIMAPFFGRPTHLSGNLAIAVRLARHAGARIVPFYVVRKGGSRFICRWLKPIDLPETDDPGAALADDVERLNGVIEPIVSRHINQWYFLDHTL; translated from the coding sequence ATGAAAAAAAATCTACGGACCAAATCCGACGATCCTGCACTGACCACCCGCAAGGCATTCGTCTGGGAAGACGAAAAGGCGCCGCCGCTTGCCGACATCGTCAAGGGTGCGGATGCTCGCCGTCGTTTTTTCCGCTACTGGATCCATGACACGCTGCGCGATCTGCCGAAGCTCTTGAGCTACAATCTGCTGCGGCTCCTTCCCGCCGGGCTCGCTTCAGAGCTCGGCGCTTTCCACTACGGTGCGATCCGCCATCTCTTTCCGGCACGAAATCAACGCATCGCGGAAAATCTGGCGCGGATACGCCCGGATCTCGATCCGGCCTCCACCGCCCGTCTGCACTGGCGCAGCAAAGGGCGCGTCATGGCGGAATTTTCCGTCCTTGCCCGCATCGATGCATCTGACAGCGTCACGCTTGAAGGCGAGGAAAATTTGCGCGAGGCCTATGCGCAGGGTCCGGTTGTCGTGCTCGGTCTGCATCTTGGCAATTGGGAACTGATTTCGGTTGCGCATCGTCGATTGAAAATTCCTATCACCACCTTCTACATGCCGCCGGAAAGCCGGGTCGAACACAGGATTGCGCGCCACGTGCGCAACAGGCTGGACCTGGGACTGTTTCCCCCGGGCGTCAAGGGCGTGCGGCCCGCCATGAAGCGCCTGATGGCGCATGACGGCCTTGTCGCAATCTTCGGCGATGAAGGCTTCGACGACGGCATCATGGCTCCCTTTTTCGGCCGGCCGACGCACCTTTCCGGAAATCTGGCGATCGCGGTGCGTCTTGCCCGGCATGCCGGCGCGCGGATCGTTCCGTTTTATGTGGTGCGCAAAGGGGGATCGCGCTTCATTTGCCGATGGCTGAAGCCGATCGATCTGCCAGAGACAGACGATCCCGGCGCGGCGCTGGCCGATGATGTGGAGCGGTTGAACGGCGTTATCGAGCCCATCGTCAGCCGCCACATCAATCAATGGTATTTTCTGGACCACACGCTGTGA
- a CDS encoding SelT/SelW/SelH family protein, whose product MSDKPRVTILYCTQCSWLLRAAWMAQELLSTFSDSLGEVALIPGTGGNFEIRVNDELIWERKRDGGFPGPKELKQRVRDIIEPERDLGHTDRT is encoded by the coding sequence ATGAGCGACAAACCCCGCGTCACCATCCTCTACTGTACCCAGTGCAGCTGGCTCCTGCGGGCCGCGTGGATGGCCCAGGAACTGCTCTCGACCTTTTCCGATAGCTTGGGCGAAGTGGCGCTCATCCCCGGCACGGGTGGCAATTTTGAAATCCGCGTCAATGACGAACTTATCTGGGAGCGCAAGCGTGACGGCGGCTTTCCGGGACCGAAGGAGCTGAAACAGCGGGTGCGTGACATCATCGAGCCCGAACGGGATCTCGGCCATACGGACCGGACCTGA
- a CDS encoding RNA-binding protein, protein MLPEDNEPAGDIGGDAEGGEINGRMCIVTRQSGSTDDLIRFVAAPDGRVVTDLKKQLPGRGCWVTAERAVVEKAIAKKLFARALKADVTAGPELADEVDRILSVQLAGMMNMARKAAQFVTGASKVEQAVRGLAAIATFHAVDAAADGVRKIDQARKAMSFVVADEQEIPSFRFHTEAEMEGLLASNAFIHAAALAGQAGEGVVKRANMLERYRGTVPDRASGPARQTRT, encoded by the coding sequence ATGTTGCCTGAAGACAACGAACCCGCCGGCGATATCGGCGGGGATGCGGAAGGCGGCGAGATCAATGGCCGCATGTGCATCGTAACGCGGCAGAGCGGATCGACAGACGATCTGATCCGCTTCGTCGCAGCGCCCGACGGGCGTGTGGTGACCGATTTGAAGAAGCAGCTGCCCGGTCGCGGCTGCTGGGTGACAGCCGAACGGGCTGTCGTTGAAAAGGCAATCGCAAAGAAGCTCTTTGCGCGTGCACTCAAGGCCGATGTCACGGCTGGACCGGAGCTTGCCGACGAGGTCGACAGGATACTGTCGGTCCAGCTCGCAGGCATGATGAACATGGCTCGCAAGGCGGCCCAGTTCGTCACCGGGGCTTCGAAGGTGGAGCAGGCCGTGCGCGGTCTGGCCGCAATCGCGACGTTTCATGCGGTTGATGCTGCAGCGGACGGCGTGCGCAAGATAGACCAGGCGCGCAAGGCGATGAGCTTTGTAGTGGCCGACGAACAGGAAATACCCTCCTTCCGCTTCCATACTGAGGCGGAAATGGAAGGGCTTTTGGCAAGTAATGCTTTTATCCATGCCGCGGCGCTTGCAGGGCAGGCGGGTGAGGGTGTAGTGAAGCGCGCAAACATGCTCGAACGTTATCGGGGAACCGTCCCGGACCGAGCCTCTGGCCCTGCGCGCCAGACGAGAACATGA